A single window of Gavia stellata isolate bGavSte3 chromosome 14, bGavSte3.hap2, whole genome shotgun sequence DNA harbors:
- the LOC132318179 gene encoding LOW QUALITY PROTEIN: START domain-containing protein 10-like (The sequence of the model RefSeq protein was modified relative to this genomic sequence to represent the inferred CDS: inserted 1 base in 1 codon; substituted 1 base at 1 genomic stop codon) gives MDDVQALFLVSVLLFVITDWELLHVERESYSRLKLLADTALTSRWRLYDVLQDVKYQRKWDTNVIDTHDITRLAAKADMGYYACEWGPEKYPPCEDLVRAVSLLTGXLAHXSCSLTYLAQVDPKDPLWQAVVLMLPLAVGAAGRLMLKKLHKACVKYPAWKQQHNANLKPWPYPEQNKLPPLVLSELALQRAASLENVDESGPSEGKDERGEHSGWEN, from the exons ATGGATGATGTTCAGGCTCTTTTCCTAGTCTCTGTTCTCCTGTTTGTCATCACAGACTGGGAGCTTCTTCACGTGGAGCGGGAGAGCTACAGCAGATTGAAG CTGTTAGCCGA CACTGCATTGACATCCCGGTGGAGACTGTACGACGTGCTGCAAGATGTCAAGTATCAACGGAAGTGGGACACTAATGTCATCGACACGCATGACATCACCCGGCTGGCTGCCAAGGCTGATATGGGCTACTACGCCTGTGAGTGGGGGCCGGAG AAATACCCTCCATGTGAGGATCTGGTAAGGGCTGTCTCTCTCCTGACAGGATAGCTGGCGC TCAGCTGCAGTCTGACCTACCTGGCTCAGGTGGATCCAAAAG ACCCTCTTTGGCAAGCGGTGGTGCTAATGCTGCCGCTTGCTGTGGGGGCTGCTGGGCGTTTG ATGCTAAAGAAACTGCACAAGGCCTGCGTGAAATACCCTGcctggaagcagcagcacaacGCAAACCTGAAACCCTGGCCGTACCCCGAGCAGAACAAGCTTCCTCCCTTGGTGCTGTCGGAGCTGGCGCTGCAGCGCGCTGCCTCACTGGAGAACGTCGACGAGAGCGGCCCGTCCGAAGGGAAGGATGAGAGGGGCGAGCACAGCGGTTGGGAGAACTGA